From a region of the Streptomyces sp. NBC_01454 genome:
- a CDS encoding Gfo/Idh/MocA family protein has product MTRTTVRIAMNGVTGRMGYRQHLVRSLLALRDQGGLELADGTVIRPEPVLVGRSAPKLRALAARHGLEHWTCDLDAVLGDDSIDIYFDAQVTAAREEAVTKAIAAGKHLYVEKPTASSLTGALGLARLARDAGVKNGVVQDKLFLPGLRKLRRLVEGGFFGRILSVRGEFGYWVFEGDWQPAQRPSWNYRAADGGGIAADMFPHWEYVLHELFGPVRSVQAHVTTHIPRRWDESGTPYEATADDAAYGIFELAGGIVAQINSSWAVRVHRNELVEFQVDGTEGSAVAGLRHCRVQHRAGTPRPVWNPDLPASGAFRDQWQEVPDNADFDNGFKTQWELFLRHVVRDEPWRWDLAAGARGVQLAALALRSSAEGRRLTVPQLTVPEPTP; this is encoded by the coding sequence GTGACACGCACGACCGTACGCATCGCCATGAACGGCGTGACCGGGCGCATGGGATACCGCCAGCATCTGGTGCGCTCCCTCCTGGCCCTGCGCGACCAGGGCGGCCTCGAACTGGCCGACGGGACGGTGATCCGGCCGGAGCCGGTGCTGGTCGGCCGCTCCGCGCCCAAGCTCCGGGCCCTGGCCGCACGCCACGGGCTCGAGCACTGGACCTGCGACCTCGACGCCGTACTGGGCGACGACAGCATCGACATCTACTTCGACGCGCAGGTCACCGCCGCCCGCGAGGAAGCGGTGACGAAGGCGATCGCCGCCGGGAAACATCTGTACGTCGAGAAGCCCACCGCGAGCAGCCTCACCGGCGCACTGGGACTGGCCCGGCTGGCCCGGGACGCCGGCGTCAAGAACGGCGTCGTCCAGGACAAGCTCTTCCTGCCCGGCCTCCGCAAGCTCCGCCGCCTCGTCGAGGGCGGATTCTTCGGCCGCATCCTGTCCGTACGGGGCGAGTTCGGCTACTGGGTCTTCGAAGGTGACTGGCAGCCGGCACAGCGCCCCTCCTGGAACTACCGGGCCGCGGACGGCGGCGGCATCGCGGCCGACATGTTCCCGCACTGGGAGTACGTCCTGCACGAGCTGTTCGGGCCGGTCCGCAGCGTCCAGGCGCACGTCACCACGCACATCCCGCGCCGCTGGGACGAGTCGGGCACCCCGTACGAGGCCACCGCCGACGACGCCGCGTACGGCATCTTCGAGCTGGCCGGCGGCATCGTCGCGCAGATCAACTCCTCCTGGGCGGTGCGGGTGCACCGCAACGAACTGGTGGAGTTCCAGGTGGACGGCACCGAGGGGTCGGCCGTCGCCGGGCTGCGCCACTGCCGGGTGCAGCACCGCGCCGGCACCCCGCGGCCGGTCTGGAACCCCGACCTGCCGGCCTCCGGGGCGTTCCGCGACCAGTGGCAGGAGGTCCCCGACAACGCCGACTTCGACAACGGCTTCAAGACGCAGTGGGAGCTGTTCCTGCGGCATGTCGTACGGGACGAGCCCTGGCGCTGGGACCTGGCGGCGGGCGCCCGCGGCGTCCAGCTCGCCGCACTCGCGCTGCGCTCCTCGGCGGAGGGCCGCCGCCTGACGGTGCCGCAGCTGACGGTGCCGGAGCCGACCCCGTGA
- the recD2 gene encoding SF1B family DNA helicase RecD2 codes for MVNAAVVEGVLERITYANEESGYTVARVDTGRGAGDLLTVVGALLGAQPGESLRMEGRWGSHPQYGKQFTVENYTTVLPATIQGIRRYLGSGLIKGIGPRIADRIVEHFGTDTLDVIETEPARLVEVPGLGPKRTKLIGAAWEEQKAIKEVMVFLQGVGVSTSIAVRIYKKYGDASISVVRNQPYRLAADVWGIGFLTADRIAQSVGIPHDSPDRVKAGLQYALSQSTDQGHCFLPEEQLIADAVKLLGVDTGLVIDCLGELAADPEGVVREKVPGGADGVPVTAVYLVPFHRAEISLAGRLTRLLRTDEDRMPAFRDVVWDKALAWLARRTGAELAPEQQQAVRLALTEKVAVLTGGPGCGKSFTVRSVVELARAKKAKVVLAAPTGRAAKRLAELTGAEASTVHRLLELKPGGDAAYDADRPLDADLVVVDEASMLDLLLANKLVKAVPPGAHLLLVGDVDQLPSVGAGEVLRDLLAGGGAAREGAGASPAESGGAPDGGGGRVAGGPVPAVRLTRIFRQAQQSGVVTNAHRINSGVPPLTNGLADFFLFAEEDAEEAARLTVDVVARRIPAKFGLDPRRDVQVLTPMHRGPAGAGALNGLLQQAVTPGRPDLPERRFGGRVFRVGDKVTQIRNNYEKGLNGVFNGTVGVVTGLDPDEQRLTVRTDEDEEVPYDFDELDELAHAYAVTIHRSQGSEYPAVVIPVTTSAWMMLQRNLLYTAVTRAKRLVVLVGSRKALGQAVRTVSAGRRCTALDHRLAGAM; via the coding sequence ATGGTCAACGCAGCCGTCGTCGAAGGGGTCCTGGAGCGGATCACCTACGCCAACGAGGAGAGCGGCTACACCGTCGCGCGGGTCGACACCGGCCGCGGCGCGGGCGATCTGCTGACCGTCGTCGGCGCGTTGCTCGGGGCGCAGCCGGGGGAGTCGCTGCGCATGGAGGGCCGCTGGGGCTCCCACCCTCAGTACGGCAAGCAGTTCACCGTCGAGAACTACACCACCGTCCTGCCCGCCACGATCCAGGGCATCCGCCGCTATCTGGGCTCCGGCCTGATCAAGGGCATCGGCCCGCGGATCGCGGACCGCATCGTCGAACACTTCGGCACCGACACCCTCGACGTCATCGAGACCGAGCCCGCGCGCCTGGTCGAGGTGCCCGGCCTCGGCCCCAAGCGGACGAAGCTGATCGGCGCGGCGTGGGAGGAGCAGAAGGCCATCAAGGAGGTCATGGTCTTCCTCCAGGGCGTCGGGGTGTCCACCTCCATCGCCGTGCGGATCTACAAGAAGTACGGGGACGCCTCGATCTCCGTCGTCCGCAACCAGCCCTACCGCCTGGCCGCCGACGTCTGGGGCATCGGCTTCCTGACCGCTGACCGCATCGCGCAGTCCGTGGGCATTCCGCACGACAGCCCGGACCGCGTCAAGGCGGGCCTGCAGTACGCGCTGTCGCAGTCCACGGACCAGGGCCACTGCTTCCTGCCCGAGGAACAACTGATCGCCGACGCGGTGAAGTTGCTCGGGGTGGACACCGGTCTGGTCATCGACTGCCTGGGCGAACTGGCCGCGGACCCGGAGGGCGTGGTCCGCGAGAAGGTGCCGGGCGGCGCGGACGGCGTGCCGGTCACCGCCGTCTATCTGGTGCCGTTCCACCGCGCCGAGATCTCCCTGGCCGGCCGGCTGACCCGGCTGCTGCGCACGGACGAGGACCGGATGCCGGCGTTCCGGGACGTGGTCTGGGACAAGGCGCTGGCCTGGCTGGCGCGGCGGACGGGCGCCGAGCTGGCGCCCGAGCAGCAGCAGGCGGTGCGCCTCGCGCTGACCGAGAAGGTCGCGGTGCTCACCGGCGGCCCCGGCTGCGGCAAATCCTTCACGGTCCGTTCCGTCGTCGAGCTGGCCCGCGCCAAGAAGGCCAAGGTGGTGCTGGCGGCCCCCACGGGCCGCGCCGCCAAGCGGCTCGCGGAGCTGACGGGGGCGGAGGCTTCCACCGTCCACCGCCTCCTGGAACTGAAGCCCGGCGGGGACGCCGCCTATGACGCGGACCGCCCGCTGGACGCCGATCTGGTGGTCGTCGACGAGGCCTCCATGCTGGACCTGCTGCTCGCCAACAAGCTCGTCAAGGCGGTGCCGCCCGGCGCCCATCTGCTGCTGGTGGGCGATGTCGACCAGCTGCCGTCGGTGGGCGCCGGCGAGGTGCTGCGCGATCTGCTCGCCGGGGGAGGGGCCGCACGAGAGGGGGCCGGGGCCTCCCCGGCGGAGTCCGGGGGAGCGCCGGACGGGGGCGGTGGCCGGGTGGCGGGCGGGCCGGTGCCGGCCGTGCGGCTGACCAGGATCTTCCGCCAGGCCCAGCAGTCCGGGGTGGTCACCAACGCCCACCGCATCAACTCCGGCGTGCCGCCCCTGACGAACGGCCTGGCCGACTTCTTCCTGTTCGCCGAGGAGGACGCCGAGGAGGCGGCCCGGCTGACGGTGGATGTCGTGGCCCGCCGGATCCCGGCGAAGTTCGGCCTCGACCCGCGCCGGGACGTGCAGGTGCTCACCCCGATGCACCGCGGTCCGGCCGGGGCGGGCGCCCTGAACGGCCTGCTCCAGCAGGCCGTCACCCCCGGCCGCCCCGACCTTCCCGAGCGCCGCTTCGGCGGCCGGGTCTTCCGTGTCGGCGACAAGGTCACCCAGATCAGAAACAACTACGAAAAGGGCCTCAACGGCGTCTTCAACGGCACCGTCGGCGTGGTCACCGGGCTGGACCCGGACGAGCAGCGGCTGACCGTCCGTACCGACGAGGACGAAGAAGTGCCCTACGACTTCGACGAACTCGACGAACTCGCCCACGCCTATGCCGTGACGATCCATCGCTCGCAGGGTAGTGAATATCCAGCAGTGGTGATTCCGGTCACCACCAGTGCCTGGATGATGCTGCAGCGCAATCTGCTGTATACCGCCGTGACCCGGGCAAAGCGTCTGGTGGTGCTGGTCGGCTCCCGAAAGGCCCTCGGACAAGCCGTCCGCACCGTATCCGCCGGTCGGCGGTGCACGGCGCTCGATCACCGGCTCGCCGGTGCGATGTGA
- a CDS encoding citrate synthase produces the protein MSDNSVVLRYGDGEYSYPVVDSTVGDKGFDISKLRAQTGLVTLDSGYGNTAAYKSAITYLDGENGILRYRGYPIEQLAERSTFVETAYLLINGELPTVDELANFKQDITYHTLLHEDVKRFYDGFPRDAHPMAMLSSVVSALSTFYQDSHNPFDEQQRHISTIRLLAKLPTIAAYAFKKSVGHPVVYPSNDLGYVENFLRMTFSVPAADYDLDPVVVSALDKLLILHADHEQNCSTSTVRLVGSSQANLFASISAGINALWGPLHGGANQSVLEMLEGIQRDGGDVDSFIRKVKNKEDGVKLMGFGHRVYKNFDPRAKIIKAAAHDVLSALGKSDELLDIALKLEEHALSDDYFVERKLYPNVDFYTGLIYRAMGFPTEMFTVLFALGRLPGWIAQWHEMIKEPGSRIGRPRQIYTGVVERDFVPVEER, from the coding sequence GTGAGCGACAACTCTGTAGTACTGCGTTACGGGGACGGCGAATACAGCTACCCGGTCGTCGACAGCACCGTTGGCGACAAGGGCTTCGATATCTCGAAGCTGCGCGCCCAGACCGGTCTGGTGACCCTGGATTCCGGTTACGGCAACACCGCGGCGTATAAATCCGCGATCACCTATCTCGACGGTGAGAACGGGATTCTCCGATACCGCGGCTACCCGATCGAGCAGCTCGCAGAGCGCAGCACGTTCGTCGAGACCGCGTACCTCCTCATCAACGGCGAGCTGCCCACCGTCGATGAGCTGGCGAACTTCAAGCAGGACATCACTTACCACACCCTGCTGCACGAGGACGTCAAGCGCTTCTACGACGGCTTCCCCCGGGACGCCCACCCGATGGCGATGCTGTCCTCGGTCGTCAGCGCGCTGTCGACGTTCTACCAGGACAGCCACAACCCGTTCGACGAGCAGCAGCGCCACATCTCCACGATCCGGCTGCTGGCCAAGCTCCCGACGATCGCGGCCTACGCGTTCAAGAAGTCGGTCGGCCACCCGGTCGTCTACCCGAGCAACGACCTCGGGTACGTCGAGAACTTCCTCCGCATGACCTTCTCGGTGCCCGCCGCGGACTACGACCTCGACCCGGTCGTGGTCAGCGCCCTCGACAAGCTGCTGATCCTGCACGCCGACCACGAGCAGAACTGCTCCACCTCCACCGTGCGGCTGGTCGGCTCCTCGCAGGCGAACCTCTTCGCCTCCATCTCGGCCGGCATCAACGCCCTGTGGGGCCCCCTGCACGGCGGCGCCAACCAGTCCGTGCTGGAGATGCTGGAGGGCATCCAGCGCGACGGCGGCGACGTCGACTCCTTCATCCGCAAGGTGAAGAACAAGGAAGACGGTGTGAAGCTCATGGGCTTCGGGCACCGCGTCTACAAGAACTTCGACCCCCGCGCGAAGATCATCAAGGCGGCGGCGCACGACGTCCTCTCCGCGCTCGGCAAGTCCGACGAGCTGCTCGACATTGCCCTCAAGCTGGAGGAGCACGCGCTGTCCGACGACTACTTCGTCGAGCGCAAGCTCTACCCGAACGTCGACTTCTACACCGGCCTGATCTACCGGGCCATGGGCTTCCCGACGGAGATGTTCACCGTGCTCTTCGCGCTCGGCCGGCTGCCCGGCTGGATCGCCCAGTGGCACGAGATGATCAAGGAGCCCGGCTCCCGCATCGGCCGCCCGCGGCAGATCTACACCGGCGTCGTCGAGCGCGACTTCGTGCCGGTCGAGGAGCGCTGA
- a CDS encoding Gfo/Idh/MocA family protein gives MKIGLIGTGRIGAFHAQTLRSVPGVTGLVVADVDTARAASLADTLGVRAAPGIEEMYADDLDGVVITAATGAHAPLIHQALDAGVPVFCEKPVAPDVPGTVGVVERARACGVPVQIGFQRRFDAGYRAARAALRSGELGWLHTLRACTSDRTPPPAAYIPTSGGLFRDCSIHDFDILRWLTGREVVSVYAQGANRGASFFADGDDVDTCAALLRFDDDTLATVTATRYNGAGHDVRLEVCGSEGTRVVGLDDRAPLPSAEAGLSWRRAADPYATFMERFHDAYVAELGVFTEVAAGRVPSPCAPAEALEALYVAEACERSRRTGAPVAVAEVRAGAGGAMSGG, from the coding sequence ATGAAGATCGGCCTGATCGGCACCGGGCGCATCGGCGCCTTCCACGCCCAGACTCTCCGCAGCGTCCCGGGCGTCACCGGCCTCGTGGTCGCGGACGTGGACACCGCGCGCGCCGCGTCGCTGGCGGACACCCTCGGCGTCCGCGCCGCGCCCGGCATCGAGGAGATGTACGCCGACGACCTGGACGGCGTGGTGATCACCGCCGCGACCGGCGCCCACGCCCCGCTGATCCATCAGGCCCTGGACGCCGGGGTGCCGGTGTTCTGCGAGAAGCCGGTGGCGCCGGACGTGCCGGGCACCGTCGGCGTGGTGGAACGGGCGCGGGCCTGCGGGGTTCCGGTGCAGATCGGTTTCCAGCGCCGCTTCGACGCGGGCTATCGCGCCGCCCGCGCGGCGCTGCGCTCCGGCGAGCTGGGCTGGCTGCACACCCTGCGCGCCTGCACCAGTGACCGGACGCCGCCGCCGGCCGCGTATATCCCCACCTCCGGGGGGCTGTTCCGGGACTGCAGCATCCATGACTTCGACATCCTGCGCTGGCTCACCGGCCGGGAGGTGGTCTCGGTCTATGCCCAGGGCGCCAACCGCGGTGCGTCCTTCTTCGCCGACGGCGACGATGTCGACACCTGCGCGGCGCTGCTGCGCTTCGACGACGACACGCTGGCCACGGTCACGGCGACCCGCTACAACGGCGCGGGCCACGATGTCCGGCTGGAGGTCTGCGGCTCCGAGGGCACCCGTGTCGTGGGCCTGGACGACCGGGCGCCGCTGCCGTCCGCCGAGGCAGGGCTGTCGTGGCGCCGGGCGGCCGACCCGTACGCCACGTTCATGGAGCGCTTCCATGACGCCTACGTCGCCGAGCTGGGCGTCTTCACGGAGGTCGCCGCGGGCCGGGTGCCGAGCCCCTGTGCGCCGGCGGAGGCACTCGAGGCGCTGTATGTCGCGGAGGCGTGTGAGCGCTCGCGCCGTACGGGTGCGCCGGTCGCCGTCGCGGAGGTCCGGGCCGGTGCGGGCGGGGCGATGTCGGGCGGGTGA
- a CDS encoding dihydrodipicolinate synthase family protein codes for MNAPGNPSSSGPDAAPPQEAPPRPPSRPSSAHPPLRSRTVFAAAHVVADPCADTTPDGPAALDWDATLAFRRHLWAQGLGVAEAMDTAQRGMGLDWTAAAELIRRSGAEARAVGGLLACGVGTDQLPAHGASLAQVRAAYEEQLAVVEDAGGRPVLMASRQLAAAATGPEDYQELYGHLLRQSARPAILHWLGPMFDPALTGYWGGADLDAATGTLLRIVADHPDRVDGVKVSLLDAGREVRLRRRLPRGVRCYTGDDFHYPELIAGDGHGFSDALLGIFDPLAQRAADAVCHLDAGGPGGEAAFRAALDPTVALSRHLFQAPTRYYKTGIVLLAWLAGHQSHFTMVGGLQSARSLPHLRRAHQLADALGLFPDPERAAARMRALLAVHGAQDA; via the coding sequence GTGAACGCCCCGGGGAACCCCTCGTCCTCCGGGCCGGATGCCGCACCGCCCCAGGAAGCGCCGCCCCGGCCCCCCTCCCGCCCCTCTTCCGCGCACCCCCCGCTGCGCTCCCGTACGGTCTTCGCCGCCGCCCATGTGGTGGCCGATCCGTGCGCCGACACCACCCCGGACGGCCCGGCCGCCCTCGACTGGGACGCCACCCTCGCCTTCCGCCGCCACCTGTGGGCGCAGGGGCTGGGCGTGGCCGAGGCGATGGACACCGCCCAGCGCGGCATGGGCCTGGACTGGACCGCCGCCGCCGAGCTGATCCGCCGCTCCGGCGCCGAGGCCCGGGCGGTCGGCGGACTCCTCGCCTGCGGCGTGGGAACCGATCAACTGCCCGCCCATGGAGCGTCGTTGGCCCAGGTGCGGGCCGCCTACGAGGAACAGCTCGCGGTCGTCGAGGACGCCGGCGGCCGGCCCGTCCTGATGGCGTCCCGGCAGCTCGCCGCGGCCGCCACCGGCCCCGAGGACTACCAGGAGCTGTACGGCCACCTCCTGCGCCAATCGGCCCGGCCGGCGATCCTGCACTGGCTCGGCCCGATGTTCGACCCGGCGCTGACCGGCTACTGGGGCGGTGCGGACCTCGACGCGGCCACCGGGACGCTCCTGCGGATCGTCGCCGACCACCCGGACCGGGTCGACGGCGTGAAGGTCTCCCTCCTGGACGCCGGCCGGGAAGTACGGCTGCGCCGCCGGCTGCCCCGGGGCGTGCGCTGCTACACCGGCGACGACTTCCACTACCCGGAGCTGATCGCGGGCGACGGACACGGCTTCAGCGACGCCCTGCTGGGCATCTTCGACCCGCTCGCCCAGCGGGCCGCCGACGCCGTATGCCACCTCGACGCCGGGGGCCCCGGGGGCGAGGCCGCGTTCCGGGCCGCCCTGGACCCGACCGTCGCGCTCTCCCGGCACCTCTTCCAGGCGCCCACCCGCTACTACAAGACCGGCATCGTCCTGCTCGCCTGGCTGGCGGGCCATCAGTCGCACTTCACCATGGTCGGCGGGCTGCAGTCGGCGCGCTCGCTGCCGCATCTGCGACGCGCCCACCAACTGGCCGACGCGCTGGGCCTGTTCCCGGACCCGGAGCGCGCCGCCGCGCGGATGCGCGCCCTGCTCGCCGTCCACGGGGCGCAGGACGCATGA
- a CDS encoding bifunctional helix-turn-helix transcriptional regulator/GNAT family N-acetyltransferase, with product MTTPPDTTAAATPPDASVDLHELRRFNRFWVNLVCSLDFGRHLHVPFTDTEARVMYELARRQRVDSADLRVTLSLDAGYLSRLLRGFEDRLLITRARSEEDRRRQRIMLTPLGWEAAGLLEEGSQEAAASLLKDFSTADRERLLHSMRAIRVLLGKDAEDLADARAPQITLRTSRPGDLGWMVERNAALYAAEYGFDLRYEALVARIVAEYAEAFDPQWDRTWIAELGGERAGAVMCVRDGRPGVARLRLLLVEPGARGHGVGRQLIDTCVEFAREAGYGELVLWTNSLLDAARSLYQRAGFELVAESPHHSFGQDLVGQDWRLAL from the coding sequence ATGACCACACCACCCGATACGACGGCCGCCGCCACCCCGCCCGACGCCTCGGTCGACCTCCATGAGCTGCGCAGATTCAATCGCTTCTGGGTCAACCTGGTCTGCTCGCTCGATTTCGGGCGGCATCTCCACGTACCGTTCACCGACACCGAGGCCCGGGTCATGTACGAGCTCGCCCGCCGCCAGCGGGTGGACTCCGCGGACCTCCGGGTGACCCTCTCGCTGGATGCCGGCTATCTCAGCAGGCTGCTCAGGGGGTTCGAGGACCGCCTGCTGATCACCCGCGCCCGGTCCGAAGAGGACCGCCGCCGGCAGCGCATCATGCTGACCCCCCTCGGCTGGGAGGCGGCCGGGCTGCTGGAGGAGGGTTCCCAGGAAGCCGCGGCCTCCCTGCTGAAGGATTTCTCCACGGCGGACCGGGAGCGCCTGCTGCACTCGATGCGGGCCATCCGCGTCCTGCTCGGCAAGGACGCGGAGGATCTGGCCGACGCCCGGGCACCCCAGATCACGCTGCGCACCTCGCGCCCCGGGGACCTGGGCTGGATGGTGGAGCGCAACGCCGCCCTCTACGCCGCCGAGTACGGCTTCGATCTGCGCTACGAGGCGCTGGTGGCCAGGATCGTGGCGGAGTACGCCGAGGCCTTCGACCCGCAGTGGGACCGCACCTGGATAGCGGAGCTGGGCGGGGAGCGGGCGGGCGCCGTGATGTGCGTACGGGACGGCAGGCCGGGGGTCGCCCGGCTGCGGCTGCTGCTGGTGGAGCCCGGTGCACGCGGCCACGGCGTGGGCCGTCAACTCATCGACACCTGCGTGGAGTTCGCCCGGGAGGCCGGGTACGGCGAACTGGTGCTGTGGACCAACTCCCTGCTCGACGCGGCCCGCAGCCTCTACCAGCGCGCCGGATTCGAGCTGGTCGCCGAGTCGCCGCACCACAGCTTCGGCCAGGACCTGGTCGGACAGGACTGGCGGCTGGCGCTCTGA
- a CDS encoding sugar phosphate isomerase/epimerase family protein, producing MSAAPSALLSRLSLNQQTVRQWSLPELADGCARAGVRGVGLWRAPVQEYGPAAAARLVRDAGLHVTSLCRGGFLTAADPGERAAALDDNRAAVDEAAALGTDTLVLVSGGLPAGSRDLAGARERIADALGELGPYAAERGVRLALEPLHPMYAADRCVVSTLTQALDLAERFPAAQVGVVIDTYHLWWDDTVGAQIGRAGGAGGAASRIAAFQLADWVTPLPAGVLLGRGQLGDGVVDLRWFRRRVEAAGYRGPIEVEIFQPALWARDGAEVLAEIVDRFRRHVG from the coding sequence ATGAGCGCCGCCCCGTCCGCGCTCCTGAGCCGGCTCAGCCTCAACCAGCAGACCGTCCGGCAGTGGTCGCTGCCCGAACTGGCCGACGGCTGCGCCCGGGCCGGTGTACGGGGCGTGGGCCTGTGGCGGGCGCCCGTCCAGGAGTACGGGCCGGCCGCGGCCGCCCGGCTCGTACGGGACGCCGGGCTGCACGTCACCAGCCTGTGCCGGGGCGGATTCCTCACGGCGGCGGACCCGGGCGAGCGGGCCGCCGCCCTGGACGACAACCGCGCGGCCGTCGACGAGGCGGCCGCCCTCGGGACGGACACCCTGGTGCTGGTCTCCGGCGGGCTGCCGGCCGGCAGCCGGGACCTGGCCGGGGCCCGGGAGCGGATCGCCGACGCACTGGGTGAGTTGGGGCCGTACGCGGCGGAGCGGGGCGTGCGCCTGGCGCTCGAACCGCTGCACCCGATGTACGCGGCGGACCGGTGCGTGGTCTCGACCCTCACCCAGGCACTGGACCTCGCCGAACGCTTCCCCGCCGCGCAGGTGGGGGTGGTCATCGACACCTACCACCTGTGGTGGGACGACACGGTCGGCGCGCAGATCGGCCGCGCGGGCGGCGCCGGCGGCGCAGCGTCGCGGATCGCCGCCTTCCAGCTCGCCGACTGGGTCACCCCGCTGCCGGCGGGCGTCCTGCTGGGGCGGGGGCAGCTCGGGGACGGCGTGGTGGACCTGCGGTGGTTCCGGCGGCGGGTGGAGGCGGCCGGCTACCGCGGCCCGATCGAGGTGGAGATCTTCCAGCCGGCACTGTGGGCCCGGGACGGCGCGGAGGTGCTGGCGGAGATCGTGGACCGGTTCCGCCGCCACGTCGGGTGA
- a CDS encoding DedA family protein, with product MDVLALYGLLVLTTLPPLVPNSALLVTAGVLASRGQAFLPLVLVVVAGSALVGDLLMYLAARRFGGPVRSWMRRNPRRRALLEWTSGRIQRYGLPFVIAVRFLPSGRIVGALASGVLRYPLRKYALGAGIAEASWVTYSVGLGYLGSAAAGRPLYAAGIGFGVSCAVAAVGAAIQWAARRRTLRTPPQESGESEGGGARKSDGEERGGGRPSAAAAH from the coding sequence ATGGACGTACTCGCCCTCTACGGCCTGCTGGTGCTCACCACCCTGCCGCCACTGGTCCCCAACTCCGCCCTGCTCGTCACCGCCGGGGTGCTCGCCTCCCGGGGCCAGGCGTTCCTGCCCCTCGTCCTCGTCGTCGTCGCGGGCAGCGCACTCGTCGGCGACCTGCTGATGTACCTGGCCGCACGGCGCTTCGGCGGCCCCGTACGCTCCTGGATGCGCCGCAACCCCCGCCGCCGCGCACTGCTGGAATGGACCTCCGGCCGGATCCAGCGCTACGGCCTGCCCTTCGTGATCGCCGTGCGGTTCCTGCCCAGCGGCCGGATCGTCGGCGCGCTGGCCTCCGGAGTGCTGCGCTACCCGCTGCGCAAATACGCCCTCGGCGCCGGCATCGCCGAAGCGAGCTGGGTGACCTACTCCGTCGGCCTCGGCTACCTCGGCAGCGCCGCCGCCGGCCGCCCCCTCTACGCCGCCGGCATCGGCTTCGGCGTCTCCTGCGCCGTCGCCGCCGTGGGCGCCGCGATCCAGTGGGCCGCCCGCCGCCGCACCCTGCGCACCCCGCCGCAGGAGAGCGGCGAGAGCGAGGGCGGCGGGGCCCGCAAGAGTGACGGGGAGGAGCGCGGCGGCGGACGGCCGTCCGCCGCGGCCGCGCACTGA
- a CDS encoding heavy-metal-associated domain-containing protein codes for MTENSSCCTPEGAGHTGGTDGRSGEVTTTYKVTGMTCGHCEGAVSSELGELAGVSSVQAVAATGLVTVTSKAPLDEEAVRAAVDEAGYELVGQAA; via the coding sequence ATGACCGAGAACAGCTCCTGCTGCACCCCGGAAGGCGCCGGCCACACCGGCGGCACCGACGGCCGCTCCGGCGAGGTGACCACCACGTACAAGGTCACCGGCATGACCTGCGGTCACTGCGAGGGCGCCGTCTCCTCCGAGCTCGGCGAGCTGGCCGGGGTCAGCTCGGTGCAGGCGGTCGCCGCCACCGGCCTGGTGACCGTCACCTCGAAGGCCCCCCTGGACGAGGAGGCCGTGCGTGCGGCCGTCGACGAGGCGGGGTACGAGCTGGTGGGGCAGGCGGCCTGA